A segment of the Asterias amurensis chromosome 11, ASM3211899v1 genome:
CTAACTGCAAATCTTGTTTGAAAGGAGAAAATTTGTCGGGAAGCGGGGGAAAATACTGTTAAAGAAAACTACAGTAGGCTAAATGTTAAAGAAAAGACGGTATTCTGATTGACGGTATTCCATTGAAACAAGTATTTTATGGATTTCAAATTAGGCACATTTTTCAGGTCAGGCGTCCAGGCTAATCAGATTGGTCCAGAAagaattttattttgtctttcttcTTTAGTTATTACATTTCTTTATATGCATGTCTTACGAACTGTTACAGTACATTTATTTTTCAGTATGCTCCACAACATGCAAGACTTGCTTAGTTGATAAATACTGCAGtaagctgtgtacaaattgtatgCAGGATGTCCAGGCTCTTTTGCTGTTTTGTAATAACAATAGCTCACATGTAACAGTTTTTTAGGGAAATCTTTCCCAAGTTCTTGAGTTTTTcctctgcaattttttttttttttttttagttcggTGGTGCAAATGTTAGgattaaaacaacattttttgtctTCCTTTGCAGATGGTCAGCGATTCCCGGCATCCCATTCAACCAGAACAGCAGAAGGTCCCTCAACCAAAACCAATAAGACCTTACTCCATGGAGCTAAGGAGGGGGCCATGTCCCCAAAGACGCCCTCTCACCAAGCCGGAAAGTCCAGACACACATCAGGAAGTGAGGACAGGCGGTCGTCCAAACACGATTCCAGAAACAGAATCAAAGACAAAGATAAAGAGGCCATTTCAGAGAAGGAGTTGCCTGTTGGTAGAAGCAATAAAACGCCTCCCAAGGACAGAGGGAATGAGTGTCTGGCGAAACATGACCAGAAATCAGAATCCGAGGTGAGCGGGGACTCACAGAGTAAGAAACCGGACAAGTCGTTGGAGGCCAAAATGAGTATATCAAGTAACCCACTCACGATTGAGATACATAACAACGGCGAGCAATTGAACACGGCCCGAAAGTGTAACGGCAACGGTTCGCCAAGCCCCAAAAAGGAATGTGCCAACGGGAACTCTAGTTTGGCGACTATTAGTCCCAAATCCAAGGAGTCAAGCTCAGAAAAAAGGAGGAAAGCAAACAAGAGAAAGGACATTCCCGTGGATGTGAATGGAAACGCTGTACTGAACGTTTCAGTTGAGAAGAAACTGGTCCAGACATCCACTGTTGTGGGTGAGAAATTGTTGATGTCGTTAAAGCCTTCCGTTTTGGAAGCGCAACATGTGAAAGAGGTGCCGTCCATGTTGTCCCATCAAGTATCTTTTTCCAAAGGAGCAGAAAGTTTGGATATTTTTCAacgaaatttaaaaacaatacccGCTTGTGAGAGTAACTGGACGTCGTCAGCAACAAGCGTAGTAGCCATGCCACTGGTTTCAAACCCTTCACCAACCTCGGTGCCTTTTTCGGAGGGTAAACTTTCCCAGCCCTCAGTCCTGACTAAAGCGGCGAGTCCAGCATCATGCCTGTCCTCAGGCTCCTTGGGGGCTAACCCATTGGGGAGGAGTGGCTCTACCAGCCCGTCTGGAGCTAGTACTAGTGGTGTCGTTTCAACTGGAAACAGTTCCCCGCGGTTAGTTTGTTCCACGGTTCCAGGTAGCAGTATTCAAAGAACTAGTTCCATGGGGGCAGGAAGGCTTAAACCTCAAAGGGATAATCTCTTGGGGGCAGGATCTCCTGGATCTGCCCAAACTGAAGTAAGCCACCCAATGAGATCTAGCCCTCCTGGGGCAGGTCCGTTCGCACCAGGCACTTCTTGTCAACTTGGGACGAATTCATCAGCAGCTTATCCCAAAGGAGCTTATCCCATTGGGGATCATCCTACTGTGTCAAATCATATGGACGTGAACGTAGCGGGAGCTAATCCACCAAGATCAAGTCCAACCAGAACTAATCTTTTAGTTGCCAGTTCAACCGAGTCCAGTTTAACAGGAACTAATCCTACGGGAGCTAATCCAACAAGATTAAGTCCGTCCGGATCCAAACCATCTAGATCTAGCCCCTTGTTTAGCGGTAGCAGTCCACACTATGTCGTCAGCGGTGAGTCATCGAGTGAGGGTTCATGTGAGAAAGAGAAATTGCCAAGTCCGAGATCGCTGCAACTTGCAGCGTTAAGTACAAGTAAGTTAAAGATGTTTTACCTAAAACTCCATTTTCAATCTTTGGTCCACACCTCAAAACATAACTAAGTATTAATGACTTCTAAGGGTTTGGCCTATTGAAAAAATCTCTTCcaagggtcgaaatgtcaggctaTTTTAACAATGTTTGCATATGAACTTCAAACCATTTGGGTtggaaagcagtttgcaaaaacAAACTTTCATTTTGTTCCCTTCAAAAATAGCGGTTTTTAGGTGGTACTCACTCCTGAAAGATtgtgacctctgttgccctggtctttgctTTGGTGCCTTTGCTGCTTTTTACAAACATTCACTTCAGTACAGTATACAGGTTTCTACTAAAACATAAGACCATTTGTTGTTTCTTAAATGGATGTGAATGTTAAAAAGAAATTAGTTTGATTTACATGTTCGGACATAACTGAAATTGCACATATCCACTCAAGATCAATCATATCAAATGGATTGACACTGACATTAGCTTCCTGCTTTCCTCAAACACGTCTTTTGTCTTGATGTCAGAAAATTAGCGGCTTTGGCTGTGGCTTTAGCACAGtgaatctagccatagccacaCTTtcttccttaaagccattggacactttcggaactgacaaaaaaaaattccacagatttacaaacagaaggtaatggtgaaaagacttctcttaaaatattaatccatgaaatgctttactttttgagaaaacattaaaacaattatcaattcttgattacggatttattttaaacacatgtcatgacacggcgaaacgtggggaaacaagggtgggttttccagttattttctcccgactccgatgaccggttgatcctaaattttcacaggtttgttattttatatagaagttgttaTAAGGCACCTCTGGACCAGGTCTGAGTATCAAAATGCAAGTCACATTTAGTTACTACCCCTGTTACTAGGCCAAAGGTAGTGCTGAATTaatctcaactccttaggagtgTGCAGCTCCGGCTGCTAAATTAGTATGCATTTAACCAACCTTTAGCTCCAAATGCCAATATTTCTGGTCTTACCTAAACAAGAGATGAAATGAACAGGCTTGTGtgctttggtttttaaaagtcaagggcaccaaggcatgttctccttggtaaagggcaccctatgaaatTGTAGTTATATCTACTgagagcatttcaaaggcaccaagacAATTGACCAaaaggcatggaggcaatcaccttcgttgcttccgtgaaatatcaggcctaaATGAAGATGTAGATGATTGGTCCCTCAGCTGACAGTCAAAGACCTATCAAGCTTAAAGGCTGACCTAGAGTCAATGCCTTGATAGACGGTTACAATCATTTTAAGGCTCAGTGTGAAACTAGATCTAGTGGTGACTCAATTTGTACTCACGACATATTCAATCCAAATAGAAGAGATTTGTTCTCAAATTTGCAGGTATCACGACATAATGACAAGACTTTGCGATAAATCACTGCCAcattgttttagttttatttaagcTGGTAACCGGGATTCCGTTTTTCCCCAGGGCACGGAAACATTGCTTTTCACAATGTCCGTCTTGAGTCATTTTCCTAGTTTCGTCGCAACCCGTTTAAAACACAAAGACTTACTTCCCGGTTGGAGAACAAGAAAACATTActtgacaaaaaataaacaattcgaAACAGATTGGCGAGAGGCTCGATAAAGGAAACATTTATTATTGTGTTGAGCCGAGAGTCGGATCAAAAAGTCTTGAGCAAAATAATTGACCATGATCACTGTTCAGGAAGGAAAAGGCTATCCAGGATATCAGGGTTGATGCAAGGATGTCAATCTCAAATGACACTGATGTCTGTCCCGCTTAAAAAATAAAGACTAAGTTTGACATAACGCAGACCTCTCCACCAGTTCTCTCCTctgtacatttaaaaaaggaaagagAAATTGTCGATTTGCAAAGGTTAACAACGTTTGGTTGATTGAAAAAACATGGCTGGGGAGAAATTTATTGTTTCGATACTCCCATCGGTAACATCTCAGAAAGGAGCGCGGGGGAGAGaaagtgttatttttaaaattgcaGAAAGTGTCTCGAATCCTTTGAATCAGAGAGAGAGAATGAGTGAGAGCTGCGTGAGGTATAAATCTGTTTTAATAATGGCTGGATATTTTTGAGGTATGAATATTTTTCTTCAGAAGACGTTACAAAAGATAAACTATGCGGTGCCAATTTAGTCGACTAATCTCTGTGTGAAATAACACTCCCTGTCGTGCTATTTACATATAAATTAAAACCGGGATTGTGGTTTGGCTAGGAAGTGGTCAAGGAAAAGTTGAAAGTGATATTGAGGAGGGGGGGATGTTCTTCAAGGTGTTTCGCTCTTTTACTCAGATTTTCTGACAGTTGTGGAAGATAAATCCTACGATAGTGTGAGTGTCATTTTCAAGTGTCACGGTCAAGCTTTGTGGGATGATGGCGACGAGTTCCTCTGGATGACTCAATTGACCTGAATCAAATGACGGTATCACCCACAATAAATCTTGGAGGTGCTTTTTTTCGAAGTTGAAttctgtgtgttttttgtttagatgatcttcccacaAGGGGATGTAGCTGCTTAGCTGGCACACCAATCTCTCTTAAATACAAAGATTGGTTTATAACTTCTATGgttatgagttgcacaaatcaagaattgTGATTCAGCAATTAGACGACagtacttattctagtcatccaaaaccttgtaattgtaagtcctgcagtctaacctcTGGGCCACGGTGACGAGCATGTGTTCTAGAAGCTCACCTTCGTGTATCTCTATTTGGATTGTGTCTAGTAAAATGGTGGTCCCCTGGCACACCATTGAAAGACAGAAGTCAGTGCAGGGGGTCTACAAGATGGCTGAGACAgactgtctttttttatttgtcaatcATGTGAATagaaattattgttttgttggaTGACTTTGTGGACTCTGTCTGTCAGCCAATCAATCAATATGTAAgtcaaatcaatcaatccatcAAGTCAAATCTACTTAACAATCAATTTGATTGGTCAATGAGTCAGTTAGTCCGattgatcaatcaatcaatcaaaaagtCATTTCTTCAAACTTGATTTCAGCCCAATGCGACAATAAAAAGCGACACACAAACGATAGGAGACGTTCCAGAGTAAGTTTGCCTTGTGTAGTGTTGTCTCATGAGCTTGGTGGTCTACCAGTTAATCACTTTAGAATATGTcaaagattgtgggttcgaatcctattgGAGGTGCATGTGTATTTTTTGGGTGATCTGTAGAACTCAGAAAGCAACGAgtatgaagtaattttcactTAGGTATTGGACAAAAACTTGTTTGTCTGACTCTAATCTAATTAATAAACTCTGTTTATTTTCTCTAGGTGTGACGTCTTCTGGTTCTAAGCCCATCTCCTTTCCCGCTCATGGTTCCCTCCCGTCTCCATCCTCCCAACCGTCGTACATCAGTCACCTCCCAATTTACCTCCACGGGACGGGCCACCTCAGCCTGGAGAGGGAGGACGGCAGGGAGATGCCCAGAGACGGTTCCAAAGTTCACGCAACAACCTTCGTACCTGCTCTTGGGGAATTCATCCCGGGACCAGCATCGAGTGCAACAATCCCGGTCAAggaatcaaaaacaaaaacgtcaGTTAATGGGAAAGAGAGCGGGCTTGTAAGCGAGAAGGAAAAGGATAAAGGAGCAGCGAAGAAAGACGTTATGAAAGTTGTAATGACCACGTCACCGAAGGAACCGATAACCTCACCCAAGTCCGATGGTTCAAGTGACAGGACAAAAGACGGAGGGAGTAAGTCAAAGGATATTTCAGATATAAAATCTGTTACCAAAGGAAAAAGTGAAAAAGGAGAGAAGCATGAGAAAGCCAAGAAGACTCATTCAAGTAATAAATCAGGTCATGAGAGCCGAGACCATCATCTTTCCCCGTCGGAACTGTCTGGCAGCGGGAAAGAGCGAAGCGCTGATAGTACTCACAGAACTCCAAACGATCTGATTCATAGGGAAACATGTCGAACTTCCGACGCCGCTGTTATAAGCACAACGCCAAGCGTGCACGGTTATCCCCATCACATGTCGGGCTACTCCGTGCCCTTAGGCAGCACGGTGCCATCCTCGCGGGAAGGAACTAAACAGGAAATCCCAACGACGTTCTATAGCAACGAGGAGCAACGGAGGTACATGGAATGGCACCTGGCCGCAACGAAACGTGGCTACTGCTACGATCATCTCGGACTCCGCGTTCAGGAACCACTGAAACTTGAATCGGCCATGATGCATCGGACACCTCATCAGCAAAGCTTCCCTTCCCCGCGGACTGACACGCGACCGGAGCTGACTCCTGAGCACAGCAGGGGGAGGGAGTACACTCAGTGTAATGTTCCGCAAGAAAGTATGCTGCGGTCAGTCTTAACAGCAGGAATGCACACGGCTCACTCTGAGACGCAACGAACATCCCCGGGGAGTAGCAACAAGGCGACGAAGCAAAGCTCGGACATCGCCAAAAGTGAAAACCGTTCCAAGTCAACGAACCACGGGAGTAAAACATCTACAGATGGTTTAGGATCGCAGGGACGATCGACGCCGGGAACCAAAGGGAGCGATGGACGCAATCCTCCCGTCGGGATTGCCGTAGCACAGAAGAGACAAGACACAGACACTGTGTCACAGGGAAGAGCAGCTGCTATCACAACACCACGAAGTAAGAAAACCCTAAagcaatgtgttttataactcAATCAAtggggggacttttgggacgctaggtggcagcagacttaccaggtaaaatccattgttcctggtatgtgcgcatgctcagaactacgtgaaCAATGGTCATTTACCcattaagtctgctgccacctagtgttcaaaagtctcccattacgtCCAACAATTTATGTCAAAATATGGTATTTAACAAGTTTTGACTAGGAACAATTGCACTCTGCACTAATGGCAAACATTTGCTCAAAAAAACTCAGGTGACAGACAAACATTCCATCACTTAAGCGGTCACCACATCATCAGCATACCAGACCACAGTACTACTGGTACTGTCAGTACACACAATTAAACATAAAGCTTGGGCAGGTACGCATGTTACTTAAACTTGACAAAAGCAGGTACACCAGACCCTACCAAAGGGGTACACCAGATCCAAAAATCGGTTACACCAGACCCCCCCAAAACAGGTACGCCAGACTGACCCAAAACAGGTACACCAGACCCTGAAAAACAGGCACACCTgaccaaaaaaattgtttgatgatTGCAAGCTCTAATGAACCAAAGATATTGTGGGTGAGATTTGGCATCCATGTTTGTATAATAAATACAATAATCACATGAAAACCTGATTGAAAATGTCCTCACTATCACCTGCTCTGCTTCTAActgtgaatattaattttgtaacgATGAGACTAAATttgagtttttgtttataataattagACAGCCCTCATGTTGGGACGGAAGACGGTGAGGACAGAGTGAGATCACGGATGGTCCATGGAGTGGAGAGGGATTCTAAACACAGAGATCACTCACCAAGGTAAGTTTTCTTCTTCTATTTGAGTGCAGCCTTCAAATGATTGAAGAGAAAAGGCAACGCCAGACAGTGAGAAGAATTGCAAGATGAATTAATTTGAGTATCAAAAGTAGAatctgttttggggtttttttttggggggggggccaaGGTGTTAGAAATGAGATTGGTATAATCTAATTTTAAAGTTTAGAAAAGGATCTAATTTTTTGAGAAGAATATGCTGCCATAACTATTATTCAACAGACCATCTAGAGGCGAGCTGATCATTTGTgcctgcataaaaaaaaatacgtcCAGATTTCTCCTCAGGATTTTCCCTTCAGTTCTTTGGAACTTTTTTCTACTTGGTTCTTGGTTATCTTggtttaaataattctggagcGTTTAtagtttggggttttttcttgaggatttttgtgaaataagtAATTCTTAAAACCAATACACCATCCACTGCTGCTAAATGTCTCTGAAGTTTTCTGACTTTGCTCTTTTTGTCTTTGTCTTCAGACCCAATAGAGATTCAGCAGATTTGCTGCCGTCCGCAAAGTACCATGCCCACCGGTATCCAGGTGACCTGGGGTCAAATCTCATTGTTACCGGTACGTTGACCTTCCTCGCATCAAGAAGAAATCTCCACTCATTGTGTTTTACATTCATTAATCAAGTGTCACAAAAGCCATTTGCGAGTGAGAGTTGAATGATGtatggtacaatgacttgcttagtcaaaATGAACagcttacatttgaatttctcagactatagagacagttgctacatgtacgtcaaatggtttggggcaagcttttgttaAGCAACCTCCAGCTGGGCAAACACATcaattcagaattgtgtatgggtgatCACTGTCGCTTACGAAACttagcaaaagcttgcccctaatcatgtgacacaGCAATTGTCTGGATAggctgaggaattcaaattcacgtcattgtaccagactaTGTTAAAATCTAACAGAATATTAtgtaaaaaaatcaatttaactTATCGTGCAATCACTGTAAAAGCACTTTGCACTTTATTGCTTAGCAATCAATTTCATTGCTCACTGGTACTCTGTTTGCTTATCAATGGTGTCTTTCCTCGCACACAGGTGGTGGCAGTCTCGGCCCCTCAGCCCCGCACTATGATCCAACAGAAGGGCGCATGACACCCTCCCACCCAGCCCACCTAGCCATACCCCCACACTGGCTACCCCGAACCCCTGGGCCACCCCACGCGTCCCCACTCTGGTTAGGGCACCCGTTCGGCCTGGCGACACCCCCTGCAACCGTCCACGATGGGCCCCCGGGCCATCTCCAAATGCCCCCGGCTGGATTCCAAATAGCGAGAGACCCGGCCAATGGGCAGCTTGTCCTAGTACCCCAAGCACCTACTTTACACTCAGACTCTGGCATTCCACCAAGTAAGTTCCAGactttttttgttctttgaAGCAGGCCAGGGATTGGTCAAAATAATTCCTGATTTGTAGATTTGTTCATTTTTTGGGGTTGTCAAAATACTTACTTTATCATCAACAGGCATCATGTTCTTCTTACTTTAgtctaatttttgagaaaaaatcaGGAAACTTTTTGATTAAAGAGCCTGAAGgtctcccttaacagtggtccgctggccaattGCCAGTTAAAACAactgaggaccagtcaaaattcactccaagtggtccaGCTGGCTAGTCCAGTGTTGAATGCATCctattttcatttgaaatattgaCAAGTGAGAAAGCTGACAGACGTgtgtgtatcctaacatatgcataaaataacaaatttgtgaaaagtttgactcaatattggtcatattggtctTTTTACTTTTTAGGCTTGAATTGTATGCACTCTATTTTCCTgatcaactttttggtgaatctttgtaaatatttctgtatttttttgaaaaacacgGTTTAGGTATTTTagttaaaacaatgtcaacttTTCTAAGAAAACGGTTTTTATCAAGTATTAAACCACAATGAAAACCAACTGGGTATAGCtagttaaatatttgtttgaacaaagacatttTTAAGTGGTGCCAGTTGGAAgccaggtttttgttttttagaattCATCTATGTATCATGTCTGCTCCGTTTTGCATTGTCAGGTATGTGGCCATATCTCGTACCATCCCATCTACAACCTCACAGTCATCAACTTCAGCAGCTGGTCTTGAATCAACCCTCCTTCGGCCCGCCCTTACCTCATCAGCCACAGCACCCCCTGACACACCGCCCAGATCAGCCACTCCCAAACAGCGACTACCACTTTGCACTGCAACAACACCAGGAAGCCCTGACCCAGTGGTACCGTCAGGACGAGCAGCGCCAGAGGGAGGAGCAACGGAGGAGAGAACAGCAATCCCGGAAAGGATCCGGGGAGAAGACGTTGTCAAGCGAGAAAAGTCATAAAGGCGCGACGAGCGTAGACGGGAAGGTCGAAGGTCACCTAGAGAGGAAACCTGTACCACATGACGTTCTGAATTTAAAGATACCCCCTCATACGCCCTATATACCGGGAGTCTCCCTAACAGGGCAGCCACCGGTTCCCTACGTGTACCCACCTCAACAAGTGCAATATCTGTATAATCATACTGGCGTGTATCCTGCGCCACCGGTGTCCTGTGCTTCCTCGCCAAGAACTGAATCCGGTACGTCGACAGCCTCCCCGAAACAAGTGACTAAAACGAACTCCGGCGGAGACAGCCACAAAAGTCTCAAAAGCGAAGATAGCTTGAAGGCGGCGTTGAAGAGTATTAGCGTACAGACATCACCCTCAGAGACCCCGGCGAGTGTGGAGTTCTCAGCCGAGACCAAACCGCCAAATTCTCAAGAAGCTGACGATAAGGACGACAGGGATAACTCAGTCAGGACTGAGGAAAGCGAAGATCAGGAGTTGATCATCGTGGATGTAGTCGATGACGACAACGACTGTTCCATGTTGCTGAGTGAGAGATTCAATCGAGAGAACAAAGAAGCAGCTGAAATAAAACCCGACTCTGAACCCATCATAACTGAGATTGAGAAACCAGCAGACGGTTCTAGAACTAGTGATGTCAGTTCCTTCCCTAAGGATTCTGTCGAGATTCAGAGTGAGTTGAAGTGGGATCCTGTTATCATCCAGAAGATAACATCCGAGTCCAGACCTAGCACTCCCCCGGTAGACCCCTCTGTCAATGTACCCCAGACGGCGGCTTACCAAGGAGTTCCACCCGCAATGCTGGAAGAACCAGGCAAGGAGTCGCTTATCACCAACGTCTTAACGACGACACAGAGCTTTGCTTCCCGAATGGAAGCCCTAGACCAAGACCAGCTGGCCGCCATCGAAGGTATCGCACTCTTGAGCGAGATCTCAGAGCAGAACGCTTTTTCCATTGGCTCCGGTAAGTTTCATATTATCCCCCCCCTTCTCTTACAAACCAGGATCTTTTTTTACATTGAGTAACTTAATTTCCTCTCCCTTAAACACATAAACAACCCAGCATGGAAAAAGGTCTGAATGTGTGTTGAGATCTAACAAAAAAAGTTTAGTGACTTGTCGTTAAGAATGTGGGACGCTCACATTATCAAGGACgaaaaacttaaaacaaaacttgacaTTTGCAATTACCGGAGGGTTCCAAATAATCTCCCTGTGCGGGGAACGGAGGCTGCTGAAATCTACACTGAAATAT
Coding sequences within it:
- the LOC139943776 gene encoding uncharacterized protein isoform X4, which gives rise to MEGRTGLPVSGTPPFASPVPPPHGTVPAPVATSDCTVLSPVFADLPAGPNGSGNNSGGGTRTSTATSVTGIASPGHANYQGKLYPSSVAALGPGYRGFPVGSAHPYPPYFTALNSLSSPGTQGLLAVSSHAKPDGQRFPASHSTRTAEGPSTKTNKTLLHGAKEGAMSPKTPSHQAGKSRHTSGSEDRRSSKHDSRNRIKDKDKEAISEKELPVGRSNKTPPKDRGNECLAKHDQKSESEVSGDSQSKKPDKSLEAKMSISSNPLTIEIHNNGEQLNTARKCNGNGSPSPKKECANGNSSLATISPKSKESSSEKRRKANKRKDIPVDVNGNAVLNVSVEKKLVQTSTVVGEKLLMSLKPSVLEAQHVKEVPSMLSHQVSFSKGAESLDIFQRNLKTIPACESNWTSSATSVVAMPLVSNPSPTSVPFSEGKLSQPSVLTKAASPASCLSSGSLGANPLGRSGSTSPSGASTSGVVSTGNSSPRLVCSTVPGSSIQRTSSMGAGRLKPQRDNLLGAGSPGSAQTEVSHPMRSSPPGAGPFAPGTSCQLGTNSSAAYPKGAYPIGDHPTVSNHMDVNVAGANPPRSSPTRTNLLVASSTESSLTGTNPTGANPTRLSPSGSKPSRSSPLFSGSSPHYVVSGESSSEGSCEKEKLPSPRSLQLAALSTSVTSSGSKPISFPAHGSLPSPSSQPSYISHLPIYLHGTGHLSLEREDGREMPRDGSKVHATTFVPALGEFIPGPASSATIPVKESKTKTSVNGKESGLVSEKEKDKGAAKKDVMKVVMTTSPKEPITSPKSDGSSDRTKDGGSKSKDISDIKSVTKGKSEKGEKHEKAKKTHSSNKSGHESRDHHLSPSELSGSGKERSADSTHRTPNDLIHRETCRTSDAAVISTTPSVHGYPHHMSGYSVPLGSTVPSSREGTKQEIPTTFYSNEEQRRYMEWHLAATKRGYCYDHLGLRVQEPLKLESAMMHRTPHQQSFPSPRTDTRPELTPEHSRGREYTQCNVPQESMLRSVLTAGMHTAHSETQRTSPGSSNKATKQSSDIAKSENRSKSTNHGSKTSTDGLGSQGRSTPGTKGSDGRNPPVGIAVAQKRQDTDTVSQGRAAAITTPRNSPHVGTEDGEDRVRSRMVHGVERDSKHRDHSPRPNRDSADLLPSAKYHAHRYPGDLGSNLIVTGGGSLGPSAPHYDPTEGRMTPSHPAHLAIPPHWLPRTPGPPHASPLWLGHPFGLATPPATVHDGPPGHLQMPPAGFQIARDPANGQLVLVPQAPTLHSDSGIPPSMWPYLVPSHLQPHSHQLQQLVLNQPSFGPPLPHQPQHPLTHRPDQPLPNSDYHFALQQHQEALTQWYRQDEQRQREEQRRREQQSRKGSGEKTLSSEKSHKGATSVDGKVEGHLERKPVPHDVLNLKIPPHTPYIPGVSLTGQPPVPYVYPPQQVQYLYNHTGVYPAPPVSCASSPRTESGTSTASPKQVTKTNSGGDSHKSLKSEDSLKAALKSISVQTSPSETPASVEFSAETKPPNSQEADDKDDRDNSVRTEESEDQELIIVDVVDDDNDCSMLLSERFNRENKEAAEIKPDSEPIITEIEKPADGSRTSDVSSFPKDSVEIQSELKWDPVIIQKITSESRPSTPPVDPSVNVPQTAAYQGVPPAMLEEPGKESLITNVLTTTQSFASRMEALDQDQLAAIEGIALLSEISEQNAFSIGSDNDKSNTLQNSQTRDDFFLLESRHQDNGTPLQGNTASAVTCAGVSSLQLISQSCPTSPTDFIFKRNIPSDGGDNFTSAGDMLNPNEVEMRIRLAELQRKYQEKKRELDKLQRKKDKKDRGSRSLELDRRRGPGRPRKRKNSKEHFAETDQCPIIKSSTAVLLEAAASLEESSPFQVPKKKKKKDKEDREKSKGEEKKKSSKKDKESKGSHSEVTKSKKKKHKTKDEVKESSTLSSEEVSSSSGGKTKSKSKSKSKTSSSGLTPPTKDAKQKGSGKPRKPSTPVDSSSLETPSKSLKSSKTGGAPKSLRTQNSSTEIDTDSSSIIWPSSSNSSTKIPSVKIKSKNSKKKIKESKVKDGRKDSVKGQGSNDSSTDTTMEAIENVIRKSYIGPGNGEKESGGSVLLKRAVPVYEDDSDSPWETAMIDAKQKRNSAGQTQQKGLALLAGISSQELMKSNVVMKDVKITISKDGNDGKMNDGEPLKKKSGKAKKRSASPASSEQETPKKSRKTSPLTVKKEKDNDFPIKTLKVSKSDKKREKTPSEPMLVSFSSSQDRKMAEEKPVFNAEIWTRRRSERIFLSDISPAPSRDASPLAKTHEPMKVAKKILQSPNYKAKAPAEGISTEQGAVTNTDHNGVANIGSVLDALKTDTLQIRKKLASMSAQEDEADDTPRKTKKKLSKRREKSGSSRQDPTGDVKKPKAENDFMDSSCSDAENVPLSNLVDRQTASAPRSCIINKDELENGLRVLIPIDGLFYAGYVNAIQPPDVYGVILDGERGNRPHVFSQEQMLQETFVDVKPLATRYVPEGTRVCAYWSQQFRCLYPGTVVRGTPNPNEDPNFICVEFDDGDSGRIPVDHIRMLPHDFPIVEFEPIPNELQRKRRRRTSDTSSNANCKPETIDTNEDVNNKIKTTSPKKKPKLTESGKSAVNQNEMDRISESGEDDVFLPPSQKMLSKMKKSKSHDKSKRSSSKLDSKSKEKKKKKKRKRDERRQESLERKRSKRSSSKSPRGSPARSPSRSPAKSKKKKRKEERKKKSSSKSSNGDSSPLSKSKKKKSSSCRKKKSHHDERHSSFCTVETETVYSTHPITGSQALTEEELASEKSSFDGKGVWNKHRGTRDHSLDDWSSSDSDKDSSSDSDETSSDSLASTDNNALTPRQKSRSCLTSTSKMTGRALSPNPCNAVAFLPARQLWNWFGKATQRRGAKGKARKVFYRSIMRENEIIRQGDAAVFLSTGRPHLPYIGRIESMWESWGGNMVVRVTWFYHPEETKGGRKSHDGKMALYQSLHVDENDVQTISHKCEVLSVDEYKRFMTGKKHNKFAVDNEDVYYLAGTYDPTSGHITSVT